CTCGCTCGCGGGCGTCATCACCGTGCCGCAGGTGCTCGCGCTGCAGCTGGTGCAGGGGGTCATCAACGCCTTCGACACGCCGGCGCGCCAGGCCTTCGTGGTGACGATGATCGAGGACCGCGCGGACCTGCCCAACGCCATCGCGCTCAACTCCACCATGGTGAACGGCAGCCGCATCGTGGGCCCCTCCATCGGCGGCGCCCTCATCGCGGTCGTCGGCGAGGGCTGGTGCTTCGCGCTCGACGCGCTCTCCTACTTCGCGGTGATCGGCACGCTGCTCGCGATGCGTGGCGTGCGGCGCGAGGGGCGCCCCCCTGCGGCGCCCAGCCACGTGGGCGAGGAGCTGCGCGCAGGGCTGCGCTACGTGACCGGCTTCGTGCCGGTGCGCACCGTGCTCCTGCTGCTCGCGGTGGTGAGCACCATGGGCATGCCCTACACGGTGCTGATGCCGCTCGTCGCCACGCGCGTGCTCGCGGGCGGCCCGCACCTGCTGGGCTTCCTGATGACCGCCTCGGGGGTGGGGGCACTGGGCGGCGCGCTGTACCTCGCGAGCCGTCGCACGGTGCTGGGGCTGGGGCGCGCCATCTCCGTGGCCACGCTCACCTTCGGCCTCGGGCTCGCGCTCTTCGCCCTCTCGCGCTCCATCCCGCTCTCGCTCGCGCTCATGCCCTTCATCGGCGCGGGCTTCATGGTGGCCATGGCCTCCACCAACACCTTCTTGCAGACGGTGGTGGACGAGCACCTGCGCGGCCGGGTGATGGCCTTCTACACCATGGCCTTCCTCGGCACGGCGCCGCTCGGCAGCCTGCTGGCCGGCTCGCTGGCCGAGCGTTTCGGGGCCCCCCTCACCATCGGGCTCGGCGGCGCGGTATGCCTCCTCGCGGGGCTGCTCTTCACCCTGCGCCTGCCGCACCTGCGGGCCCTGGTGCGTCCCGTGTACGTCCAGCGCGGCATCCTCGCCGAAGGCCCTCTAATGGTTCCCAGCCAACGCCCCGAGGGGCTGCCGGGCGGGCCGGCACGCCGTCTTTGACTTTGCGATGCGTTCTCAATTACCTTCGCTGTCTATGCAGACCCTGCGAGAGACCCGGGTGGGCCAGAGCGTGCGCGTCGTCGGCCTGCGGGCGGGGCTCGCGGCCTCCGAGCAGCGCCGCCTGGGCGAGCTGGGCTTCTGCGAGGGCGCGCGGGTGCGCTTCCTGTGCCGGGCGCCGCTG
This genomic interval from Aggregicoccus sp. 17bor-14 contains the following:
- a CDS encoding MFS transporter, with protein sequence MPPSGHLLRALRHRNYRLFFSGQSVSLCGTWITRIATSWLVYRLTGSALLLGVVGFCGQIPTLLLAPLAGVFVDRWDRHRVLLVTQVLSLLQSAALAALSLAGVITVPQVLALQLVQGVINAFDTPARQAFVVTMIEDRADLPNAIALNSTMVNGSRIVGPSIGGALIAVVGEGWCFALDALSYFAVIGTLLAMRGVRREGRPPAAPSHVGEELRAGLRYVTGFVPVRTVLLLLAVVSTMGMPYTVLMPLVATRVLAGGPHLLGFLMTASGVGALGGALYLASRRTVLGLGRAISVATLTFGLGLALFALSRSIPLSLALMPFIGAGFMVAMASTNTFLQTVVDEHLRGRVMAFYTMAFLGTAPLGSLLAGSLAERFGAPLTIGLGGAVCLLAGLLFTLRLPHLRALVRPVYVQRGILAEGPLMVPSQRPEGLPGGPARRL
- a CDS encoding FeoA family protein — protein: MQTLRETRVGQSVRVVGLRAGLAASEQRRLGELGFCEGARVRFLCRAPLGGPYVYEVSGSVFSLEPRLVAHIDVHDVPAELHTAPAVTRTGVTSDVAA